The Desulfoscipio gibsoniae DSM 7213 genome contains a region encoding:
- the cysC gene encoding adenylyl-sulfate kinase, with translation MANQLLNVVWHLPSINKNHRSKLKKHNSCIIWITGLSASGKSTIANKLECQLHEMGIHTYLLDGDNIRHGLNKDLSFSPEDRRENIRRIAEVAKLFVDAGIVVITAFISPYREDRQIARQIVERGEFVEIYTKCPLDVCEKRDPKGLYKRARAGKIPEFTGITAPYEKPDNPEIIINTNKNTIEESVDQITKYLLKQQII, from the coding sequence ATGGCAAATCAATTACTAAATGTGGTGTGGCATTTACCCTCTATAAATAAAAATCATAGAAGTAAATTAAAAAAACATAATAGTTGCATTATATGGATTACCGGTTTATCAGCTTCGGGTAAATCTACTATTGCCAATAAGTTAGAATGTCAGCTGCACGAAATGGGTATACATACATATCTACTTGACGGTGATAACATACGACATGGGTTAAATAAGGATTTGAGCTTTAGCCCGGAAGATCGCCGGGAAAATATTCGTCGCATAGCCGAAGTTGCCAAGCTTTTTGTAGATGCCGGTATAGTGGTTATTACTGCATTTATTTCTCCTTACCGAGAAGATAGACAAATTGCCAGACAAATTGTCGAGCGGGGAGAATTTGTAGAGATATACACCAAGTGCCCTTTGGATGTATGTGAAAAAAGAGATCCAAAAGGTTTATATAAAAGGGCCCGTGCAGGTAAAATACCTGAATTTACGGGTATAACGGCACCGTATGAAAAGCCAGATAATCCTGAAATAATAATAAATACAAATAAAAATACAATTGAAGAGTCAGTTGATCAAATAACGAAATACCTGTTAAAACAACAAATTATCTAA